The Argentina anserina chromosome 5, drPotAnse1.1, whole genome shotgun sequence genome includes the window aaagtgattttgattttgaattctagatatgtaattaaggaaatgctttattatttttaaatttatgatgagtaaaaaaaatctatatttAAGGTAGTTAATGGGAGCACAACTTATTGATTAATCACTAATTTACATAACCTTTTAATAATGGcattttgtaatttagatTTAAAAGAATGGTTATAGTTCGGTGCATaatcaagaaaaaaataaatgggTTTCTCTTAAAAGAGATTcttaaaattggatagatATTAAAATACCCCTTAAATCAATAACTTGCTATCCATACCTCCACAATTGTTAATTATACCTCCTTTAATCAAACCTCCATATAACAGACTAATTGTTTTTCCCGTTTAATAAGCTCTCAGTTTTGTCTAGATTCATAACTAACTTGTTTGTTCAATTAAAAACAATTACAGTGCATTACAAAATATATCTATCTACAAGTTGTTTAACATCATCCTTGATTATGATAATTATAGTGGAACCGAAAAATGAAGTCATTATAAACAGAaactaaaaacaataaaaaataatatcaatACACTGTGCACATCATCTTTCGAAAAAATACATCAAAGTGGCCTACAGATTACATAACCATTGAAACTTACATAAAATTTTACATAATCATCGATTGTGAATGATTATGGATACATTGTTCTTGAACAAATTTTGTTGAAATGATTAAGACGGTCTTGGTACATAGAGAATAAATGTTGAACTCTTACATCAGCATTTCTTTCCCAATTCATGTTCTACGCGCGGTTCTTTGGGAAGAAAATTTGCATCATCTGTTTAAGACTTATGTCGTACGTACATTGAAGAAGAATTTagattgattttatttttattttatatttgtacTCTTAATGTCTTTTTGCTCATTCACATGTATTGACTTTGTCAAGAGTaatatgaaaaaaagaagaaggtgtAGGTATAATTTTGAGAGGTATAAATAGAAATTTTATTAGTTGATttaacgagagagagagagagagagagagagagagagagagagagagagagagagagaagatgcATAGGAATATATGCCTATATgaatacaataaaaaaatgatcTACGATCAAATTGTCTAATTTCTAACCAGCTAGCACTTTATTTTTCCAAGCCATGCaaatgtttaattaaaacaaaaaaaacaataattaattattcttctttctctttctgaAGGAATAATTGATTGATCCCCCTTAATTTGCAGACAGTGGATGAGGGGATCATGATTATTAATTGTATTGCAATGGGAGACTTCCATGCTGCAGCATCAGCTTTAGTTACTCTTGGACTGGAGAAGTGTCTGCAACTCTGGGCTTATATTGAGGGATATTTGTAGCACCTCAGGcgataatgccttcaacactGATGTCTTGCCAGCTAAGTCTTCCAGAACAGCCCTACAAAATAAATCGATCATAAtattaactaattaattttcatccttaaaaaaacaaaatcgaTCATAGCCTATATAACTTAGGGTACGTAATATGTAcctacatgtatatatagacaGTAGAAAAACCAAGTTTAGTCTCAATGAGAACTTGAGATGATTAGATGCATAATGGATGAGATGGTTAGATGCTTAGTTACCGGGAACTTGTAATGACAGTGAAACATTCCATTCCTTTTTCTCCGGCAAGTTTTGCCACCATCAAAAACCTGGGCACGACGATCAACTGACCCGCAGTTACTTCTGCATCCAACACACTCTGACCATTGAGACTCGCGATTTGGACTCGACCGCCTCCTCCAACGACATAGATCACTTGAACGGTGGAATCGGTTGTGTACATGGGGGAGGAAATTGCAAGGGGTTCAAGTTTAATGAGGTTGGCACTTAAACCAGCTTGGTTAAGGAAAGGAAATTCCTTCTCAGTTAAAGTGGCACAGACATTGAGTTGATGAACAAGTTTTCGGGTGAGAAGGGCGTTGGTAGGCATGGTCTTTCCGTCTTCTAGCTTAACGAGCGAAACTCCTTTCTGGTTTTTGGTGACCTCATCAGCTTCATCATTGGTAATGTTGAATGACTTGCTAATGAAGTCAGTTGAAAAACCTCCTAGAAGACTTCGAGTTCCTGCAATAAAGAAATAGGTAAATACACCAGGCGTGTATGCCTTTGTAGTTTCGCCCAAGAAAACGATAACAAGGTCGTCGGCTGAGACGTCGCCATTGTTGAACCACCATGAGACTGCTCCAAGTGGTACCGGAATCACGTCTCCTTTCTTAAGCTTCAACACTACCTCCTCTGAAGTGTTGGGGAGTACCATTCCAACTACTCCATCCTCACCTGTGTCATAGATATTATAATAGAAGCAGTCAGGTTATCCTGAACGTTAATTTCCACTTGAGTAGTGGATTTTTACCATAATTTAAACAGTACCAAGAAACACGTACAAATATGATATACTAAACTGACAGAAATTAATTAGAGATTGATCTATCAAAAATTAAACTTGATGAGGTAAAATGGTTTACAAAACAAGAAGCGGCCTATTCATCTATAGTTTCTATAGAACTTACAGGCACAAGGTAGGAAAGAGCGAGCTAGAGACCGATTGGGGCGGACCTATTAACAAGCCCGATCGAAGGGGTTCAAACCCCCCTTAGGTTTTattatatttgatattttcttcCTTAATTAGCCAATTactataaaaaattaattatattaggcatgtatttattattttgacGAACCATTATCCCTTATCAATCAAAATAGGTAAGATATAATAGATTTCTTTTTATCACTATAGAACGAGAATccgaaaacaaataagaagtcagacacgtgtacaaataaaatgtgatttattgaatatcaagtgCGGGGTTACAatttttgtgaactcctctgattctatctccacatatgacttggctcataGGTggcgtgcacttgatcttgagaatttgagtttgatttggatttggatttgatgaagaacgagtgaTTTaacagcttgatgattcttcgtggacttgagtttggatttggatttgatgaagaacgagcgatttggtaggttgacgattcttcgtgaacttgagtttggatttggatttgatgaagaacaagctatttggtggcttgattattcttcgtggatttgatgatcttcgtggatttgatgatcttcgtggacttgatgattttcgtggacttgagagacttcgggatttgtcgatagtgatcttgctcaagtgattttttcttcttcttctctagtCCCCTTTCTTCATGTTGAAaagggtatttatagtgtcaaggtttctattttgtagaatatttaatgacactaaaatataaatttctttaattgtataattaaatcaatatgtattttccgattaatttaaaattagttattctcataactaaattaaacagaaaataatcgacttaattataaccgttaaataatttattaatttaatcaaatgtccgattaccatttcgaatcgtcaatgacattcaattttccgaTTTATGTCgaaatcacgtagcttcgattacgatcatccgttcatgtgctgacacgagttttattcggatccgcaccaactttgctgacttttgggccacgtgtgcagTTTTGTCAGGTCCTTGgttgatttaatcatttaatgaagatgatttacttcattaaatttcatgtgtctacaaatgcccccacttcaagtcgtgCTGTAGACATGTCGTCGTCACATGCCGAAAGCgcagcttgaagtatgcactttgatttggagaatttgtggAGCTAGGTTCCGAGGCTCCACCAATTTTGTAGTAATCTTTCCTTATGACTTCTGAGATTTAGTTCGACACGAAGGGAAATTATTGACCTCTCCGTcgatttattttgtttgtaaaacaaatgtttcaatcccctctgcAATCACTAGAAACATCTTTATTGGTCTCTCTAGACTAACATTCCGGTGCAATACCAGCATCATTCCagattcaaaaaaaattagttctCTGCTAGCTGGCGTCGGTGACGGAGCATAATTTGTGCGCGTCGCCTCAGTGCAAGACTACACATCCAGGCATGCGTCAAGGAATAACCACGCCTCTGATTTATGGGTTCTCCAAAATGTAGTAATGGCGCCACACCAAAATGACAAGATAAATCTTCAAAGCTATATTGCTTCCCACGTGAAAAGCATACAAGATCCTGCAGCCAAAGACCATCATTTACAGCTTTTGCAAGAGAACCCCATTTCCTCAAGTTGCTTTCTTACGTTCAATAGTGCCTCAGAAGACATGTTGCAGTATAGAAGAGAATCTTCATCAAATATATTTACAAATGCATCATATTCCTCTCCATCAACCCCAAAGTCTTCTTTACCAAAACCTTTAAGCTACCTTCTCCCTACAACCTTGCCACCCCATAAAAAATGAGGCATGCCGCATCTTCCTCAATCATCATGTTTCCTTTTAGATTTCTTTTTTGTACTTTATGGAGCACCATCACCACCTTTTGCGCATGTTCACTATAAAAGTTGTTAAGTATCATGATTTCAGACTACAAAAGAAACGCATCAACACAACTATAAAACTCTAATGTCTTTCATTTAGATATCGGTCATATCTTCTTTTAATCTTTATTCTCAAATGTGGGAAGCTACTTTTCGCTGCTTTTGTGTCTGCTTCATGCCTTCTCCATCATTTCTCCATGTTTCATCAGTACTGTAAGTTGCAGAAACCATGATACTCTATTACGAATATTACCTCCATCACCtccattatcttttttttttcatcaatcTTTGCGTATCAGATTTTCTTATCAATCCCACTAATTCTGCCAGCTGTTTCAGACTCTCTTGACTGCATCTCTTTAATTGACCCAAGCTCTTCTAGCTCCAATTCAAACTGTTCTTTCTAACTGATATCCATCACTTCCCCTcaagaacaccaaaaacaagaaCACCCCCCAATCCAGATTTTGTGCTACTTTTGGTACCCACTGCCTTCTTGCTCACAATATAGTAGATTTGTGTTAGAACTTCAGCAAATGCATTTTCTACATTGACTGCTTCCAGTGCATAGGTTTCCATGAAGTACAGTGACTCCTTCTCAGCATAGGTCTTTCCATCTTCGGTTGGAACAACTACAAGATGGCACATACCTGGCTTATTTCCAACCAGCATCACAACAATGTTGGAATCAGTGTGGTTCCTCAATTCTTTCAGCCATCTATCAACATTCTCGAATGTTGCATGGCGAGTGACATCATACACGATGAGTGCACCGACAGCCCCTCTATAGTAAGCACTTGTGATAGCACGGTACCTTTCCTGGCCAGCAGTATCCCAAATCTGAGCCTTGATGACTTTGGGGTCGACGTTCAAGGTCCAAGCGGCGAACTCGACGCCAATGGTGGACTCAGACTCGAGGTTTAACTCATTCTTAGTGAACCTGGAGAGGAGATTGGACTTGTCAGCGCCGATAAGGACCACCTTGAAGAGGTAGTCGTAGTCGTCTTTGTAAGTTTGAGGGAGACTGGTAACGTTGTTGGAGAGCGAAAATATGAGAAACACAACCATAAATGGGATCTTGGAGCCTGGCCTGAGCCTTATATGAGAGTGTCACTGCAGCTTCACAACGGTCACTCACTGGAAGGTGAGTTAGCAGCTTCGACACATTGCTTGCACCGAAAACCTTATCGATGGCAGCAAAATGGGTAGAGTCGTTTTCATGGCAGAAATAACGTGCAAAAATACAACCCCTCACACATTTTCTTCTCAAGAACTTGCAGGCTCCACAAGGCGAACCAGAGCCAGCCATGATTTTGATTAAGATCTCTTAATTAATTAGAGGAGTTTTTTTGTATGGTTTCTGCTCTCTTAGCTGAAGATATTGCCTTTCCATTAATCCTTCTGTTATCTTTAAAGTTGATGCACAGCGGGATCTGACATTCCGTTTTTTAAGAGTGTGATTGTGCATGCTCGGGTTTGTGACTGAACTCATAGTCTAGATGGACAAAGGCACGCTTGATTTCAGGCAGGAGTTCAAGCTTCTCCTGCAATGCTTCGCCTGTGTCATGAGCTTCTTGTAAGGGCATGACTACTGGGAGGGAGAGGAAGCTTAACGAGATGAGACTTCTGGGGTGAAGAGAGAGataaggaggaggaagattgAATGAATGAGTCTGCATGAATATGGCGGGTGTGGTAATTGGCTGATTCAATCATTGATTGATTGAATGTGGTTGTGCTCTTGTGCAACCGGtttggtttattttttttaagtctGACTTTGACTTTGTTTTTAttggtttgatttttttttaccagtttgactttgacttcttttttttacttgtatgactttgacatttttttgttgacctttttttgtaggattttgacaaCAATCTGAGAGTCGCTGTCAATCTAGCCATTTGACTACTACGCGTTGATTTCTGGCGGATTTGaaaacgtaaacgacctaatcgcttaactgctttcatttcatagacttgacagtaGTTAACAAAAACATGTTAGgttttacgcatcacattcaccatggcggctttcaagagtttgaagaacgtaaacgacctaatcgcttgactgctttcattttatagacttgacagcaatCAACAAAAacgtgttaggctttacgcatcacattcaccatggcggctttcaagagtttgaagaacgtaaacgacctaatcgcttgactgctttcatttcatagacttgatggcagtcaacaaaagcgtgttaggttttacgcatcacattcaccatcgcggctttcaagagttttctTCACGATGCAAGACTTATTGATCTAGAATAGAAGATTTGTagaacgtcggagcagcttcaagtcaaagaagaagtgccaaatccaagagattccagaactgactgcaacagagattgaagaggcaaagaagttaagagccgattttgaagaacgtcggagcaggttcaagagtttgacctggatgtgacagctgacttgaatgatcaggatttgcccctcttttttttaatcaaacccttttttttttgatgtgactgaactcttatattttttttgatttgactgaacttaagattgttattctcaagATGCCTATGTATCCTTCTAAAGAatgaatcaagtcatcacgtagttcaagGGTTTTTTTGGGTGCCTCgtgcagtttaagctcatgcaggcgtggaacattttttttgttttgtttttttgtgtgtgtgtcttatgcagtttaagctcatgcagacttggagcatttttgatatttttcaagtatgatacttcttcaagaacttgccGTTAATGGACCGATTCTCAAACCGTCTTCGGCaacaattttgtaagctccattAGTGTATACTTATCTGACGACGTAAGgaccatcccactttgacttgaatttggggccagtcttgtgcgtcataatgatgggtcttcgaacagcaagaactaaatcatcaacttgaaatgaccgtggtcgaacacctttgttgaaggcgtgtgacatccgagcttggtagcattccaggtgttgttgtgcatcaagtctcttctcgtccaaagctACTAACTCTTGAAGGTTCAACTTGATATTTTCCTCGtttgtgagaccttcttgcaaagcgattctcaatgacgagatttctttttctaatggtaacacggctttgacaccatagacgagagaataaggtgtagcatttgtggctATCCGATACGTCATTCTATAAGCCCAGAGAGcttcgcccaatttctcatacATATCCCTCTGCTTCTTGCTAACAGTTTTCTTCAGAATGTTACAAAGCGTTTTATTAAATGCTTCTGCCAAACCATTTGCTGGAGCGTTATACATCGAAGAGAAGTGAAGCCTGAAGTGAAATTTCTTGCTCAACTTTTCTGTTGCGGTATTCGAGAAGTACTTGGCATTGTCTATGATGATGCATCGCGGTATACCATAGCGTTGTATAATTCTTCCagtaatgaagtccacaatattttctttctttatttctttgagtGATATCGCCTCTGCCCTCTTTGAAAAGGAATCCGTGGCTGCCAGAATGTACATCTGACCAGCCGATGATTTTGGAGTGATGGGTCT containing:
- the LOC126793792 gene encoding ras-related protein RABA1c-like, whose translation is MVVFLIFSLSNNVTSLPQTYKDDYDYLFKVVLIGADKSNLLSRFTKNELNLESESTIGVEFAAWTLNVDPKVIKAQIWDTAGQERYRAITSAYYRGAVGALIVYDVTRHATFENVDRWLKELRNHTDSNIVVMLVGNKPGMCHLVVVPTEDGKTYAEKESLYFMETYALEAVNVENAFAEVLTQIYYIVSKKAVGTKSSTKSGLGGVLVFGVLEGK
- the LOC126794186 gene encoding legumin B-like, encoding MAEMDLTPKSAVAAFEGDGGGYYVWSFPALGEANVGAGKFVLKPSGFALPHYADSAKLGYVLQGEDGVVGMVLPNTSEEVVLKLKKGDVIPVPLGAVSWWFNNGDVSADDLVIVFLGETTKAYTPGVFTYFFIAGTRSLLGGFSTDFISKSFNITNDEADEVTKNQKGVSLVKLEDGKTMPTNALLTRKLVHQLNVCATLTEKEFPFLNQAGLSANLIKLEPLAISSPMYTTDSTVQVIYVVGGGGRVQIASLNGQSVLDAEVTAGQLIVVPRFLMVAKLAGEKGMECFTVITSSRAVLEDLAGKTSVLKALSPEVLQISLNISPELQTLLQSKSN